In a genomic window of Scheffersomyces stipitis CBS 6054 chromosome 4, complete sequence:
- a CDS encoding predicted protein — MAQIHFSSAISKDWFNPLSKFKGTVLPQTTKQARIIADIDQKDESSDLSTFASSLNEIKHYMRSSEIPPKLRSKILVSKFTNFIEDVEEWTPELLAEFDIAFMDFWRLLQRNNKDLNEFPLDSIVALFEKSSEDKSQSTNRVRLPSFMSVVISYLLNKNSSEIPPHVLVYLVDLGSSIKDLHFVLNSLFANKTEELTPQFTNDLIEYYMKKKVDNSKKEVMLSQIFDSVIAALGAFPKATIVDSSFFDKYIIFVESIYHDAAPETHEYEVLHRSIDYVHFRNNQLLSSIDFNDTSVYVLLRLAKLTNSLLEASNDEEAEKHLQTILKTLSKDSNNTTFKQIRDEVFRQNIEDESLVEMLLFHSWSNKDYKRLCDMLSSFVLSDDIKFSKELRVQIEMYRIMHQTDVLSEGEVRERLKRTLDMYIEDNQDANYSDLLTRIMQALASSDIPPGGPLATRITKYFTSHFRMDPSIYSFKHRIDKAIRLGDHIQAMNIFDDSLQNFTQWHASADPAIFKTLNDLVVIICTNMDDIQAIFPMFQKIKRQMLRKSNAEAVTALAIKMLKAEYIGDLIEMLKRELPDIDKDASVRLPSDKPFGYKYRALFEELHNFVVEYENEQTFETNWVLYGELHKFFNLPFEFYMPTIKFFCQHDRLNAALLIVRQIRKNSELYDQPPPSREMFMYLFNVFGDKLYEEGVKELHGYFKLDIGIIQQDIGLQNSILNAYSNLQDVPRARELFLAISSNPKVYGGINEETIQIIIKTYTYHDLEYVRKFWNNLSQFDIIPTYAIYRQYLIAHVYHGYAEEAIQLIGEMGDYDLEVTSDTILALHNYCLEERGQKVIAKWAEENHTDMWNELINSNMLVGATNYMPSNNLIAESSA, encoded by the exons ATGGCTCAGATTCACTTCTCAAGTGCAATTTCCAAGGACTGGTTCAATCCTTTAAGCAAGTTCAAAGGTACAGTTTTACCCCAGACGACAAAACAGGCCAGAATAATAGCGGATATTGACCAGAAAGACGAGTCATCGGATTTGTCAACTTTTGCGTCCCTGTTGAATGAAATAAAACACTATATGAGATCTTCGGAAATACCTCCAAAGCTCAGACTGAAGATTCTCGTACTGAAGTTTACTAACTTCATAGAAGATGTAGAGGAATGGACCCCTGAGCTTCTAGCCGAGTTTGATATTGCATTCATGGATTTCTGGAGACTCTTACAGCGCAATAATAAAGATTTGAACGAGTTTCCATTGGACAGTATAGTAGCTCTTTTCGAGAAGTCTTCTGAA GACAAATCTCAATCTACTAACCGTGTCAGGTTGCCTAGTTTCATGTCTGTTGTGATTTCATACTTGTTAAACAAGAATAGTAGTGAGATCCCCCCACATGTTCTCGTGTACTTAGTAGACCTTGGATCTTCCATCAAGGATTTGCATTTTGTACTCAACAGCTTGTTTGCCAACAAAACAGAAGAGTTGACTCCTCAGTTCACAAACGACTTGATAGAGTACTacatgaagaagaaagtagaCAATAGTAAAAAAGAAGTGATGCTACTGCAGATCTTTGATAGTGTCATAGCAGCATTAGGTGCATTCCCAAAAGCTACAATTGTGGactcttcattctttgaCAAGTACATTATATTCGTGGAAAGTATTTATCATGATGCAGCCCCAGAAACCCACGAGTACGAAGTCTTACATAGAAGCATCGATTACGTACATTTCAGAAACAACCAGTTGCTCAGTAGTATAGATTTCAACGATACTTCTGTGTATGTCTTGTTAAGATTGGCTAAACTTACAAACAGCCTTCTAGAGGCAAGTAATGACGAAGAGGCTGAAAaacatcttcaaacaattctAAAGACTTTACTGAAAGATTCAAATAATACGACTTTCAAGCAGATCAGAGACGAAGTATTCAGGCAAAACATTGAAGACGAATCTTTAGTAGAAATGTTGTTGTTTCACTCTTGGTCAAACAAAGACTACAAAAGATTGTGCGACATGCTTTCAagttttgttctttctgatgATATCAAGTTCAGCAAGGAGTTGCGAGTCCAGATCGAGATGTACCGAATTATGCATCAAACTGACGTGCTCTCAGAAGGCGAAGTCCGTGAAAGACTCAAACGAACATTGGATATGTATATTGAAGATAACCAGGATGCCAACTATAGCGACTTGTTAACACGAATAATGCAAGCATTGGCTTCAAGCGATATTCCTCCTGGAGGTCCACTTGCTACCAGAATAACGAAGTATTTCACAAGTCATTTCAGGATGGATCCCTCTATCTATTCATTCAAGCATAGAATAGATAAAGCTATCCGTTTAGGTGACCATATTCAAGCCATGAACATTTTTGACGACAGCCTTCAAAACTTCACCCAATGGCACGCTTCAGCAGATCCTGCGATTTTCAAAACGCTCAATGACTTGGTTGTGATAATATGCACAAATATGGACGATATCCAAGCCATATTCCCAATGTTTCAGAAAATTAAGAGGCAAATGCTCAGAAAGAGTAATGCTGAAGCAGTTACTGCTTTGGCTATTAAAATGCTAAAGGCAGAGTATATCGGCGACTTGATCGAAATGTTGAAGAGGGAATTACCAGATATCGACAAGGATGCATCTGTTAGACTTCCCAGCGACAAACCCTTTGGATACAAGTATCGAGCACTCTTTGAGGAGTTGCACAACTTTGTAGTTGAATACGAAAACGAGCAAACCTTCGAAACAAATTGGGTTCTTTACGGGGAACTCcacaagttcttcaacttgccCTTTGAATTCTATATGCCTACAATAAAGTTCTTTTGCCAGCATGATAGACTCAATGCTGCTCTTCTTATTGTACGTCAAATAAGAAAAAACAGTGAACTTTACGATCAACCTCCGCCACTGAGGGAGATGTTCATGTATCTCTTTAACGTTTTTGGAGATAAGCTTTATGAAGAAGGCGTCAAAGAATTGCATGGATACTTCAAATTGGATATTGGAATAATTCAACAGGATATAGGTTTGCAGAATTCTATCTTGAACGCATATTCAAACCTTCAAGATGTTCCCAGGGCTAGGGAGTTATTCCTTGCTATTTCGTCCAACCCAAAGGTGTACGGAGGTATCAACGAAGAAACGATCCAGATCATTATCAAAACATACACCTACCATGATTTGGAGTATGTAAGGAAGTTCTGGAATAACTTATCTCAATTCGACATTATCCCAACCTATGCCATTTACAGACAATACTTGATAGCACATGTGTATCATGGTTATGCAGAGGAAGCAATCCAATTGATAGGAGAAATGGGGGACTATGACTTGGAAGTAACTTCTGATACTATACTAGCTTTGCACAACTACTGTCTCGAAGAAAGAGGACAAAAGGTCATAGCCAAATGGGCAGAAGAGAATCACACAGATATGTGGAatgagttgatcaactccaatATGCTTGTGGGGGCCACTAATTACATGCCCTCAAACAACCTTATTGCTGAAAGCTCGGCATGA
- a CDS encoding predicted protein: MDDDVDVADVSSSEEGKESDDENEDEDDSFPTKMKKKKNLDDGSESFATALNAIVGSKLKAYDRKDPILARNKVTLKKLESDKLENKAKRALLSEKKQLQDKHRVRNILPSASEPEKVREIIQSERQLKKVAQKGVVRLFNAVLSTQIRTNQEVSKEKVGQTKKEELMNEISKEKFLDLVQAAGQS; this comes from the exons ATGGATGATGATGTCGATGTTGCCGACgtttcatcttctgaagaaggtA aagaaagcgacgatgaaaatgaagacgaagatgataGTTTCCCTaccaagatgaagaaaaagaagaatcttgaCGACGGATCAGAATCCTTTGCCACTGCATTAAATGCCATTGTAGGTTCCAAATTAAAGGCATATGATAGAAAGGATCCTATATTGGCCAGAAACAAAGTcacgttgaagaagttagAGTCAGATAAATTAGAGAACAAGGCTAAAAGAGCTCTTTTATCGGAAAAGAAACAATTACAAGATAAGCACAGAGTACGGAACATACTTCCCAGTGCTAGTGAACCCGAAAAGGTCAGAGAGATCATACAAAGCGAAAGACAGCTCAAGAAAGTAGCCCAAAAGGGTGTAGTCAGATTGTTCAATGCAGTGTTATCTACCCAGATTAGAACCAACCAAGAAGTcagcaaagaaaaagtgggccagacaaagaaagaagagttgatgaaCGAGATTTCCAAGGAAAAGTTCTTGGACCTTGTTCAAGCCGCTGGCCAGTCGTAG
- the NOP7 gene encoding Nucleolar protein (Required for rRNA processing required for essential steps leading to synthesis of 60S ribosomal subunits; present in purified ribosome assembly intermediates~go_component intracellular~go_component intracellular~go_component intracellular~go_component intracellular), whose product MAKIKKRGVSGNAKNFITRTQAVKKLQVSLSDFRRLCIFKGIYPREPRNKKKANKGSTAPVTFYYAKDIQYLSHEPVLAKFREHKTFAKKLQRALGRGEVSDAQKLEANRPKYTLEHIIKERYPTFLDALRDIDDPLNMLFLFANMPATDKVSHRVTKEAEKLTNQWLAYVAKERLIKKVFVSIKGVYYQANVKGQEIRWLVPFKFPTNIPTDVDFRIMLTFLEFYSTLLHFVLYRLYNDSNLIYPPTIDIEKLKGIGGLSSYVLQSKDQGVSALLPQDKKIVEDDVSVQGKELSTANISKALEADNEGEEHEEVEQETVENVELDKFEASATKTAVDSLVQPSKYASPTSTLFSKFIFYVGREVPLDILELCILSCGGSVVSEVALDDLKTNSPDAYKKLDLSNITHQIIDRPKILQKVAGRTYIQPQWIFDCINKSELLPVNKYAPGETLPPHLSPWGDAGSYNPEAEKVDQSENAEEEEEDEVDEDDEDADEDEEDEEEEDEEEDEDLKAQKELELEAAGVKFSEIAEKEKKAAKKASKKRPAEEDEEKELKKIMMTNKQRKLYKKMQYGIDKKETRTQELAKKKRKIEKTKAQLDKLSKK is encoded by the coding sequence ATGGCCAAAATTAAGAAGAGAGGTGTCTCCGGAAACGCTAAGAACTTCATCACCAGAACCCAGGCGGTCAAAAagcttcaagtttcttTGAGCGATTTCCGTCGTCTCTGTATTTTCAAAGGTATCTATCCTAGAGAGCCTAGaaataagaagaaggctaACAAGGGTTCCACGGCTCCAGTAACATTCTACTATGCTAAGGACATCCAGTACTTGCTGCATGAGCCAGTTTTGGCTAAGTTCCGTGAACATAAAACTTTTGCCAAAAAGTTGCAGAGAGCTCTTGGTAGAGGTGAAGTCTCTGACGCCCAGAAGCTCGAAGCCAACCGTCCCAAGTATACCTTGGAACACATTATTAAGGAAAGATATCCTACTTTTTTGGATGCCTTGAGAGATATAGATGATCCGTTGAACATGTTGTTCCTTTTTGCCAACATGCCAGCTACTGATAAGGTTTCTCACAGAGTCACAAAGGAAGCAGAGAAATTGACTAACCAATGGTTAGCCTACGTTGCCAAAGAGAGACTTATCAAGAAGGTCTTCGTTTCCATCAAAGGTGTATACTACCAGGCTAATGTCAAGGGTCAAGAGATCAGATGGTTGGTACCATTCAAGTTTCCTACCAACATCCCTACTGATGTAGACTTCAGAATCATGTTGACGTTCTTGGAATTTTACTCCACCTTATTGCATTTCGTGTTGTACAGATTGTACAACGattccaacttgatctACCCACCTACTATTGATATCGAAAAATTGAAGGGTATCGGCGGTTTGTCATCTTATGTGTTGCAATCGAAAGATCAAGGTGTCAGTGCCTTGTTGCCCCAAGATAAAAAGATTGTAGAAGACGATGTATCAGTACAGGGAAAGGAATTATCTACAGCTAACATCTCTAAGGCTCTTGAAGCTGATAATGAGGGAGAAGAACATGAAGAGGTTGAACAGGAGACTGTCGAAAATGTCGAATTGGACAAATTCGAAGCCTCGGCCACGAAGACTGCAGTAGACTCGTTGGTTCAACCTTCTAAGTACGCTTCGCCTACATCTACTCTTTTCTCTAAGTTTATCTTCTACGTTGGTCGTGAGGTGCCATTGGACATCTTGGAGTTGTGTATTCTCTCTTGTGGTGGATCTGTAGTCTCTGAAGTCGCTTTAGATGACTTGAAGACCAACCTGCCTGACGcatacaagaagttggatcTCTCCAACATCACCCACCAAATCATCGACAGACCTAAGATTTTGCAAAAGGTTGCAGGTAGAACTTATATCCAGCCGCAATGGATCTTTGATTGTATCAACAAGAGTGAGTTGTTGCCTGTGAACAAGTATGCTCCTGGCGAAACCTTGCCTCCACACTTGTCCCCATGGGGTGATGCAGGCTCGTACAATccagaagctgaaaaggTTGACCAAAGTGAAAAcgcagaagaagaggaagaagacgaagtagacgaagacgacgaagacgcagacgaagacgaagaggacgaagaggaagaggacGAGGAAGAGGACGAGGATCTCAAGGCCCAGAAGGAATTGGAGCTCGAAGCTGCCGGTGTCAAGTTCTCTGAAATCGccgaaaaggaaaagaaggcCGCTAAGAAAGCTAGCAAGAAGAGAccagctgaagaagacgaagaaaaggagttgaagaagatcatgaTGACCAACAAGCAGCGtaagttgtacaagaagatgCAATACGGTATTgacaagaaggaaaccAGAACGCAagaattggccaagaagaagagaaagataGAAAAGACCAAGGCTcagttggacaagttgagCAAGAAGTAG
- a CDS encoding predicted protein (go_component microtubule associated complex~go_function motor activity; ATP binding), with translation MDDSQDSKNGVGVKLTPSILQESSTSVLNTLKPVTSNERDKDIYPNKRPKYTTSTSRSSVNRLMYGSQINHDVYSFKERDLAEKFLLKSDLTSKISTIKTKLQEEDLQSYQLSQECISLKKQVASVRSQISELGDCEEMSLKSLKNKFEIQTRELRIKHEHKLNQLKEDMSNQAKKIIQDNNAGYLEEKDKLVMVNETLAKSAQQQMSEFRNKLIKLKEDHSKNLSNRTAQLEKKIESVKSKILELDTELETSLNVETAERQQALNGIEKETSRLKAILEQLQAKFKVKEAEIELLQNTLVSKRESIAALGKSYEDKTQQIEHYEQETALINVRLATHESDRRALHNTLQELKGNIRVFCRVRPALTQEKVSSLDIPDDEINDDSAQELILSRDGEASNSNSYSTYNSNKNSYKFQFDHIFSPTSTNEDIFEEISQLIQSSLDGYNVCVFAYGQTGSGKTFTMSNPGNGMIPMSLDKIFEDIDDLQAKGWKYEVEGQVVEIYNENIVDLLSPRDSTVKYDIKHDDDEGKTYITNITTVSISSKNQAESILDRATKNRSTASTRANDRSSRSHSIFTIRLNGENLKTGAKSQGTLNLVDLAGSERLSSSQATGDRLKETQAINKSLSCLGDVIYSLSQRQQSSQLVANQHVPYRNSKLTYLLKHSLGGNSKTLMFVNISPLLKNFNETLNSLRFATKVNRTKLSSSKPNSQ, from the coding sequence ATGGACGACTCTCAGGATTCCAAAAACGGTGTCGGTGTGAAATTGACGCCGTCCATCTTGCAAGAATCGAGTACCTCAGTTCTCAATACCCTTAAACCTGTCACTAGCAACGAAAGGGACAAGGACATATATCCCAATAAACGGCCCAAATACACAACCAGCACTTCCCGAAGCTCTGTCAATAGGTTAATGTATGGTTCACAGATTAACCATGACGTTTACAGCTTTAAGGAGCGAGATTTGGCCGAGAAATTCCTCTTGAAGCTGGATTTGACTAGTAAAATTTCCACTATAAAGACCAAATTGCAAGAGGAAGACCTCCAAAGTTATCAGTTAAGTCAAGAGTGCattctgttgaagaaacaggTGGCTTCTGTGAGAAGTCAGATTTCTGAGTTGGGAGATTGCGAAGAAATGTCATTGAAGTCGTTAAAAAACAAATTTGAGATTCAGACTAGAGAGCTCAGGATCAAGCACGAACACAAATTAAACCAACTTAAAGAGGATATGAGCAATCAGGCAAAGAAGATTATACAGGATAACAATGCTGGATATttagaagagaaagataaACTTGTGATGGTGAACGAAACGTTGGCCAAACTGGCCCAACAGCAAATGCTGGAATTCCGTAACAAGCTTATTaagttgaaagaagacCATTCAAAAAATTTGAGTAACAGAACAGcacaattggaaaagaagattgaaagTGTAAAATCCAAAATTTTGGAGCTCGATACTGAATTGGAAACGAGTTTAAATGTAGAAACTGCGGAAAGACAGCAGGCACTTAATGgcattgaaaaagaaacaagTCGTCTAAAAGCAATACTAGAACAATTACAGGCAAAGTTCAAGGTCAAGGAAGCGGAAATTGAGCTTTTGCAAAACACATTGGTGTCAAAGAGAGAAAGTATAGCAGCTTTGGGGAAATCGTATGAAGATAAAACGCAGCAAATTGAACATTATGAGCAAGAAACTGCCTTGATAAATGTCAGGTTAGCTACTCATGAAAGTGATAGACGTGCACTTCATAATACACTTCAAGAGCTCAAAGGAAATATTCGGGTCTTCTGTAGAGTAAGACCAGCATTGACTCAAGAAAAGGTATCAAGCTTGGATATCCCAGACGATGAAATTAATGATGACTCAGCACAGGAGCTTATACTTTCCAGAGATGGTGAGGCAagcaattccaattcttATTCCACATACAATAGTAACAAGAATAGCtacaaatttcaatttgaccACATATTCCTGCCTACTCTGACAAATGAGGAcatctttgaagaaatatcCCAGCTTATTCAATCATCATTGGATGGCTATAACGTTTGTGTTTTTGCATATGGACAGACCGGCTCTGGAAAGACGTTTACGATGTCAAATCCTGGCAACGGAATGATTCCTATGTCATTGGATAAAATCTTTGAAGACATAGATGACCTTCAAGCGAAGGGATGGAAGTATGAGGTTGAAGGGCAAGTGGTAGAGATTTACAATGAGAATATTGTAGATCTATTGAGTCCAAGAGACTCTACAGTAAAATACGATATCAAGcatgatgatgacgaaggAAAAACGTACATTACAAATATTACCACTGTGTCCATTTCATCCAAGAACCAAGCTGAATCTATTCTTGACAGGGCTACAAAGAACCGTTCTACGGCCAGTACAAGGGCCAACGACAGGTCTTCCAGATCACattcaattttcacaatACGGTTAAATGGTGAAAATCTCAAGACTGGAGCCAAGAGTCAGGGCACCTTGAACTTGGTTGATTTGGCAGGTTCTGAAAGATTGTCGTCATCACAGGCTACAGGTGACAGATTAAAGGAAACGCAGGCtatcaacaagtcgttgtcATGTTTGGGGGATGTAATTTATTCGTTGAGTCAAAGACAACAACTGTCACAGCTTGTTGCCAATCAACATGTACCATATAGAAATTCCAAACTCACTTACTTGTTGAAGCACAGCCTTGGAGGAAATTCTAAGACGTTGATGTTTGTCAATATTTCACctcttttgaagaatttcaacGAGACTCTAAACTCACTACGGTTTGCAACGAAAGTAAATCGTACAAAACTTTCAAGCTCCAAGCCTAATTCACAATAA
- a CDS encoding conserved hypothetical membrane protein, with product MSISNPPQNKLRVIVTISLGFCIGFNDAAPGALLPHMEDYYNISYSIASLIWVSSAMGFVFVACLSHKIEGLGKKNSLSLGCALTIICYIIVSTGTKYPAIVVAYFFAGAGNALLVAQCNIFISRFDKVSTYLSFFHGSYGTGATISPLVATTAIARGVKWHYFYLILMGIMIPHMLTVYYSFRGSEKDLKPWDKDQTDKSKDNTSSVDTENDSEKFPPKEQSLMILALKDPITWQIAFFVLFYQGAEVAMGGWIVSFFLDYRNANPKYAGYTASGFWGGLTIGRLCLTIPLHKALGARKGVIIASIASMILVSLVWIIPHIIVEAVLIALAGIFIGPNYPLLVTYTAHDGLIPRKIQVVALTIMSAFGNSGGAIFPFVVGLISQTAGTYVVLPVFIGLYILMFFIWISLPNMERRSSSKSNNMLQRIWERIW from the coding sequence ATGTCTATTTCAAATCCCCCTCAAAATAAATTAAGGGTAATAGTGACCATATCTCTTGGATTTTGCATTGGTTTTAATGACGCTGCTCCAGGTGCCCTCTTACCTCATATGGAAGATTACTACAATATCAGCTATTCTATAGCTTCATTGATTTGGGTTAGTTCTGCAATGGGGTTTGTGTTTGTTGCATGCCTTTCTCATAAAATTGAAGgtcttggaaagaagaattctcTCTCCTTGGGTTGTGCTCTTACTATTATCTGCTATATCATTGTCTCTACTGGAACCAAATACCCTGCTATAGTAGTTGCCTACTTCTTTGCTGGCGCGGGAAATGCTCTTCTAGTTGCTCAATGCAATATATTCATTTCACGATTTGACAAAGTTTCAACCTACCTTTCATTTTTTCATGGCTCGTATGGAACCGGTGCCACTATTTCTCCTTTAGTTGCTACTACTGCCATCGCCAGAGGTGTCAAATGGCACTACTTTTATCTAATCCTCATGGGAATTATGATACCCCATATGTTGACTGTTTATTATTCATTCAGAGGTTCAgagaaagacttgaaacCTTGGGACAAAGATCAAACAGACAAAAGTAAAGATAATACTTCTTCGGTTGACACAGAAAATGATTCGGAAAAGTTCCCACCCAAAGAACAAAGCTTGATGATTCTTGCACTTAAAGATCCTATAACTTGGCAGATTGCATTCTTCGTTTTATTCTACCAAGGTGCTGAAGTAGCAATGGGAGGTTGGATTGTTTCCTTTTTCCTTGATTATCGAAATGCAAATCCCAAATATGCTGGTTATACTGCTTCTGGCTTTTGGGGAGGCTTAACAATTGGTAGGCTATGTTTAACTATACCATTGCACAAAGCACTTGGAGCTAGAAAGGGTGTGATAATAGCCTCAATAGCATCCATGATTTTGGTCAGTCTTGTGTGGATTATTCCTCACATCATAGTAGAGGCAGTTTTGATAGCTTTAGCAGGCATTTTTATTGGCCCGAATTATCCATTGCTTGTCACCTATACTGCCCATGACGGACTAATTCCTAGAAAAATCCAGGTAGTTGCTCTTACTATCATGTCAGCTTTTGGTAATTCAGGAGGTGCCATTTTCCCTTTCGTTGTGGGTTTAATTTCGCAAACAGCTGGAACATATGTCGTTTTGCCAGTATTTATTGGTTTATACATTTTGATGTTTTTTATTTGGATAAGTCTCCCAAACATGGAGAGGCGTTCATCATCTAAATCCAATAACATGTTGCAACGCATTTGGGAGAGAATTTGGTGA
- a CDS encoding predicted protein, which translates to MSFEKVLKRGDDFLGEYPRTASWWNAASHGTCLMMLLGSKVLLNLLYKPHLHHVERLDKALAKARAENRGFLTVMNHMSVVDDPTFFAALPMRYHLDVDDIRWGFGAHNVCFSTPTTSWFFNLGKVLGTKRFGEGPYQGSVDAAIRILSPDDTLDLEYTPGVKDVEKPVLLQEINKLAPGATAAQDSSLVAKFVKPSPESTNVLMSKSPFIRSKTSWFHVFPEGFVLQLKEPHHNSMRYFKWGISRLILESTRAPVVVPVFSFGFEKIAPEDSADKGIQRWLPDNLGAEVHISIGEEFPPERIENYRQEWRDLVKKHIDPENPSDLSEELKYGEPAQQLRSDLAAELRNSVLNIRETMGIFRPEDPRFKDPKFWREYTSTEGLCEPNVEFVGQNWAIKRLQKHLPEYSLE; encoded by the coding sequence ATGTCGTTCGAGAAAGTGTTAAAACGAGGCGACGACTTTCTAGGGGAGTATCCCAGAACTGCCAGCTGGTGGAATGCTGCTTCGCATGGAACCTGCCTTATGATGTTGCTTGGTCTGAAGGTGCTTCTCAATTTGCTCTACAAACCACATCTACACCACGTAGAGAGATTGGACAAAGCGTTAGCCAAAGCGCGGGCCGAAAATCGTGGTTTCCTCACAGTAATGAACCACATGTCTGTAGTGGATGACCCTACCTTCTTCGCTGCTTTACCTATGAGATACCATTTGGACGTCGACGATATCAGGTGGGGTTTTGGTGCCCACAACGTCTGCTTTTCAACTCCGACAACGTCGTGGTTCTTCAATTTAGGAAAAGTTTTGGGTACCAAAAGATTTGGTGAAGGTCCGTACCAGGGCTCTGTAGACGCCGCCATCAGAATCTTGAGTCCAGATGACACTTTAGACTTGGAGTATACACCTGGAGTTAAAGATGTAGAGAAGCCTGTGCTATTGCAAGAGATCAACAAATTAGCTCCGGGTGCCACAGCAGCTCAAGATTCATCTTTAGTAGCTAAGTTCGTGAAGCCAAGCCCAGAATCGACAAATGTACTTATGTCCAAATCACCTTTTATCAGGTCCAAAACATCGTGGTTCCACGTTTTTCCCGAGGGATTtgttttgcaattgaaggAACCACACCACAACTCGATGAGATACTTCAAATGGGGTATTTCCCGTTTGATTTTGGAGAGTACTAGAGCTCCAGTTGTAGTGCCCGTTTTCTCGTTTGGATTTGAGAAAATCGCACCAGAAGACTCAGCAGATAAAGGCATCCAGAGATGGTTGCCTGACAATTTGGGAGCAGAGGTTCACATTAGCATAGGAGAAGAGTTCCCACCTGAACGTATAGAAAACTACAGACAAGAATGGAGAGATTTGGTAAAAAAGCACATCGATCCAGAAAATCCCAGCGATTTatctgaagagttgaaataTGGAGAGCCAGCTCAACAATTAAGATCAGATTTGGCTGCTGAGCTCAGGAACTCGGTGTTAAACATCAGAGAGACAATGGGTATATTCCGTCCAGAAGACCCTCGGTTCAAGGATCCGAAGTTCTGGAGAGAATACACCTCCACCGAGGGCTTGTGTGAGCCTAACGTAGAATTTGTGGGCCAGAATTGGGCTATAaaacgattgcaaaaacaTCTTCCAGAGTACAGTTTGGAATAG
- a CDS encoding predicted protein, producing the protein MPSTKHNYIGSNLKFSHQLLKKKFQTATREQLSAELAKRCFYRLFAKNGYLFQTVVNQEPNKTITSLLGLCQELVFKNSLKNHLLSSGIQFDQYLSSDLRKIYSSWYEMDRFEQHREVMIHENDFIDFRSKLLVEHTNEVLKLKGFKERQQRKSLSLSFEITNQHVEQFDEYMEFYFKPVLVHHRDNLRYSSGSDSPGASDSENSSESASEKCVQCNHFRQKRTERIKCFGCRRIATTRKGKSKIPTRSKIEEIEEPGKSKEIHCEDCDRSRHSDPHPIDLIKVLDYRLPLELLPMYSQFSQS; encoded by the coding sequence ATGCCTTCAACAAAACACAATTACATTGGGTCTAATTTGAAATTCAGCCACCAGTTACTCAAGAAAAAGTTCCAGACAGCCACTAGAGAGCAGTTGAGTGCCGAATTGGCCAAGCGGTGTTTCTATAGGCTTTTCGCGAAGAACGGCTACTTGTTCCAGACAGTAGTCAACCAGGAACCTAACAAAACAATTACTTCCCTCTTGGGCTTGTGTCAGGAGTTGGTTTTCAAAAACTCTTTAAAGaaccatcttcttctgctgggAATACAGTTCGACCAGTACCTCAGCTCCGACCTTCGAAAGATATACTCATCTTGGTACGAGATGGACCGGTTTGAACAACATCGAGAAGTTATGATTCATGAGAATGACTTCATCGATTTCCGGCTGAAGCTTTTAGTGGAACACACCAACGaggtgttgaagttgaagggGTTCAAGGAAAGGCAGCAGCGGAAGTCACTTTCCTTGTCGTTTGAGATTACCAACCAACATGTAGAGCAATTCGACGAGTACATGGAATTCTACTTCAAACCGGTGTTAGTCCACCATAGAGACAACCTTCGGTATTCTAGTGGAAGTGATTCTCCTGGTGCCAGTGATAGCGAGAACTCTAGCGAGAGTGCTAGCGAGAAATGTGTGCAGTGCAATCATTTTAGGCAGAAACGAACGGAAAGAATCAAATGCTTTGGCTGCAGGAGGATTGCAACCACGAGGAAGGGTAAAAGTAAGATTCCCACGAGGAGCAAGATAGAAGAGATAGAGGAGCCCGGAAAATCCAAGGAAATACATTGTGAAGACTGCGATCGTTCCAGACACTCTGACCCACACCCTATTGACCTTATAAAAGTTCTCGACTACCGACTCCCGCTAGAGCTTCTCCCCATGTATTCTCAGTTTAGCCAGAGCTGA